CCCCGTTCACCAACCATGGTGTTGTACTGCTTGGGAAAATTGAGAATTTCGCTGTGAATCTGGGCTTGTTTGGCAGAGTCTTCGATTTCGGGTTGATCGCTGCCCGGAAGACCATAGGCGATGTTGTCGCGGATTTGGCTACTGAAGAGGAAGCTCTCTTGAGGAACGTAGGCGATCGCCCGGCGTAAATCCTCTAGGCGTAGATCAGTAATATCCTGGCCATCGAGGAACAGCTGACCGGGTTCAATATCGATTAACCGGGGAAAAGCATTGGCCAGGGTTGACTTCCCAGCACCGATGGAGCCAACGATTGCGATGGTTTCCCCTGGATGAATAGTGAAATTCAGGTGATCTAAGGCTGGGCGATCGCCACTGGGATAGGTAAAAGAAAGGTTCTGAGCCGTGAGTTCCCCTCTAACGGTGGCAAGATTTAGGGGTTGGGCAGCAATGCTGTCTTTAATTTGGGGTTGATTTTCGAGAATCGCCTCGATCCGGTCAATACTCACTTCCCCGCGCTGATAAGAGGTAATAGTGAAACCCAGCAGTGCTGTGGGGAATACCAATCGTTCTACCAAGAGAATTAAGGCAATAAAGTTACCCACGCTGAGTTCATCGGCGGCGATCGCCCTCGTCCCAAAAGCCAGTAAAACGAGGAGACTGATATAGGAAATCCCTTCGATCACAGGGAAAAGCAGATTGCGAGTGAAGGCCAGACCGAGATTTGCTTTCAGGAGCTTTTGGTTACGGCGATCGAATGCTTGGCGTTCATTTGTTTCCTGGGCATAGATTTTAATCAGAGAAATGCCGCTCATGTCTTCTTGAATCAACTGACTGAGTTCAGATAATTCTTCCTGCACATCTTTCTGTTCGTCCCGCAGACGCCCACTAAAGAGCTGCACCGTTAATAGCATGGCTGGATAAACGGCGATCGCCATCACACTGAGCTTGGCATGGAGCGACAACATCACCGGTAACGTCAGCCCATAGGCAAAAATCGTATTCGCTAAACTGAGCACCGAAAAACCCAACAGACGGCGCACATTGTCTACATCGCTGGTGGCCCGGTTAATTAAATCTCCAGAAGACTGGTTAGCAAAATAGGCTGGCTCTAGGGTGAGGAGATGCTGGAAAATTTTTTGCTTTAGATCAAATTCTACCTGACGGCCCACGCCAAAAATCGCAATGCGGGACAGCATCCGAAACACCCACATTACCGAGGCAAGGATCAGCATTAACAGTACAGCGCGGGTCAAGGGCACTAAACCAACATCTGTCTGCAATGAATCGACGGTATCGCTCAAGATAATGGGGATATACACCCCTAAGGCATTAACGAGTACAAGAGTCCCGATCCCGAACCAAACATCCCGTTGATAGGGTTTAAGATAGGCCAGCAGTCGGCGCAGGCGAGAAGAAGCAGCCATAGAAATATAAATTTGAAAAGCATAGACAATTCCTTATATTGTGACTGATTCTCTACCGGGCTTTTGGGAAATTGCCAATGCCAAAGTGCGACAAAACCCTTGTCAACAACGATCATGGGAGATAATTTGCCCATGGGGCGATCGCCTAAATCACCAAAATTGAGGGATATCCTATGCATGTTATTGGTCTAATGAGCGGCACGTCAGTAGATGGTATTGATGCGGCATTAGTGGACATTCAAGGGGAGCCGGAGCATTTACAAGTAGAACTCCTCGGTTTTGCCACCTATGCCTATCCAGCCGAGCTGCGGCAAACAATCCTCGCGATTTGTGCCGGTGCGCCCCTCAGCGCCCTTGAATTTGCTGCCTTAGATGATCACATTGCCCAGAGTTTTGCCGCCGCTGCCTTACAACTTCAGGAACGTTATGGCCCCGCAGCGTTAATCGGCTCCCATGGCCAAACCATCTTTCACCGGCCCCCCCAAGATAATTTAGGCTTGAGCTGGCAACTGGGTCGCGGTGAGGCGATCGCCCAACAAACGGGTATTAGAACTGTCAGCAACTTCCGGCGGGCAGACCTCGCAGCCGGAGGACAAGGAGCGCCCCTAGTCCCGAAAGTAGATGCTTATCTCTTAGCTCA
The nucleotide sequence above comes from [Synechococcus] sp. NIES-970. Encoded proteins:
- a CDS encoding ABC transporter family protein; amino-acid sequence: MAASSRLRRLLAYLKPYQRDVWFGIGTLVLVNALGVYIPIILSDTVDSLQTDVGLVPLTRAVLLMLILASVMWVFRMLSRIAIFGVGRQVEFDLKQKIFQHLLTLEPAYFANQSSGDLINRATSDVDNVRRLLGFSVLSLANTIFAYGLTLPVMLSLHAKLSVMAIAVYPAMLLTVQLFSGRLRDEQKDVQEELSELSQLIQEDMSGISLIKIYAQETNERQAFDRRNQKLLKANLGLAFTRNLLFPVIEGISYISLLVLLAFGTRAIAADELSVGNFIALILLVERLVFPTALLGFTITSYQRGEVSIDRIEAILENQPQIKDSIAAQPLNLATVRGELTAQNLSFTYPSGDRPALDHLNFTIHPGETIAIVGSIGAGKSTLANAFPRLIDIEPGQLFLDGQDITDLRLEDLRRAIAYVPQESFLFSSQIRDNIAYGLPGSDQPEIEDSAKQAQIHSEILNFPKQYNTMVGERGITLSGGQRQRSSLARAFMIDAPVLILDDALSSVDNRTATEILEYLSHGPQKKTVIFITHQLSAAAKGDRIFVMDHGKIIQTGIHEELLTQPGLYRKLWEQNQLAEILN